One genomic segment of Strix aluco isolate bStrAlu1 chromosome 7, bStrAlu1.hap1, whole genome shotgun sequence includes these proteins:
- the SHOC2 gene encoding leucine-rich repeat protein SHOC-2 isoform X2: MEYGRHLEKLIYRNLSSLSRLGLRYNRLSAIPKSLAKCSELDELNLENNNISTLPEGLLSSLVKLTSLTLARNCFQSYPVGGPSQFSTIYSLNMEHNRINKIPFGIFSRAKVLSKLNMKDNQLTSLPLDFGTWTSMVELNLATNQLTKIPEDVSGLVSLEVLILSNNLLKKLPHGIGNLRKLRELDLEENKLESLPNEIAYLKDLQKLVLTNNQLSTLPRGIGHLTNLTHLGLGENLLTHLPEEIGTLENLEELYLNDNPNLHSLPFELALCSKLSIMSIENCPLSHLPPQIVAGGPSFIIQFLKMQGPYRAMV, encoded by the exons GAAATCTGTCCAGTCTAAGTCGTCTTGGCCTGAGGTACAATAGGCTGTCAGCAATTCCGAAGTCTTTAGCAAAATGCAGTGAACTTGATGAACTGAACCTGGAGAACAACAACATTTCTACTTTACCAGAG GGTCTTTTATCCAGCCTTGTCAAACTGACTAGTTTAACACTGGCCAGGAACTGCTTCCAGTCCTATCCCGTGGGTGGCCCGTCCCAGTTCTCCACAATCTACTCTCTCAATATGGAGCACAACCGCATCAATAAAATCCCCTTTGGAATTTTCTCTAGAGCTAAAGTATTAAGTAAGCTGAACATGAAG GACAATCAGCTGACCTCTCTCCCCTTGGACTTCGGGACTTGGACTAGTATGGTAGAACTGAACTTAGCGACTAATCAGCTCACAAAAATCCCTGAGGATGTATCTGGGCTTGTTTCTCTTGAG gTTCTTATCTTGTCAAACAATCTCCTAAAGAAACTTCCCCATGGAATTGGAAATCTACGGAAACTCCGAGAGTTAGATCTAGAGGAAAACAAACTGGAATCCTTGCCAAATGAAATAGCTTACCTCAAGGATCTGCAG AAATTGGTTCTGACTAATAATCAGTTGAGCACCCTTCCCAGAGGTATTGGTCACCTTACCAATCTGACTCACCTTGGGCTTGGAGAGAATCTTCTCACACACCTTCCTGAGGAAATTG GTACACTGGAGAATCTGGAAGAACTGTATTTGAATGACAACCCCAATCTGCACAGCCTTCCCTTTGAGCTGGCTCTTTGCAGCAAACTGTCAATAATGAGTATTGAGAACTGCCCGCTCAGCCACCTTCCACCTCAGATTGTTGCAGGAGGACCCTCCTTCATCATTCAGTTCCTAAAAATGCAGGGACCATATCGTGCCATGGTCTGA